A stretch of the Panicum virgatum strain AP13 chromosome 9N, P.virgatum_v5, whole genome shotgun sequence genome encodes the following:
- the LOC120691366 gene encoding pentatricopeptide repeat-containing protein At4g26680, mitochondrial, with protein MPPPPPRRALPLPHFTLPPLAGEDHLFVAALRSHISASPTTAAASLSRFLPGLTPLRLTHLILLLGPLLAKGIPHGLLAALLPLSPPPLPLAVLLHSLPPRRCAELLASVLRSVSPHAFPDLLHHVLLTARLASATQSAPTVPAFDVLFSSCAREKKLSRATLAYRAMRAHGLLPTVVSCNVFISTALRLRRPEVAISFFREMRRCRMSPNVYTANMVMRAHCALGRVAEAAQVLDEMSDWGISRTPASFNTLIATYCRDDGGMEPALRLKKRMEQEGLMPNEVTYNAIVHGLCKKGNMRRANQLVGEMRANGVKPNTVTFNTLIRGYVRLGDNESASRVHEEMVKAGVGVDMVTYNALILGLCNEGKVKKAGHLVQELCRTNLEPNASTFMSLIVEQWRSQNSERALDLLNAMIKSGFHPNYDAYKMVVSTFCKNKDFEGALDVLKDMLARCMAPETNLLHEFFEGLSEAKKLHLVEDLRSVANGARFIPDVYYTGDYRNEDKEKNEC; from the coding sequence atgccgccgccgccgccgcggcgtgcgcTGCCTCTGCCGCATTTCACCCTCCCTCCCCTCGCCGGCGAGGACCACTTATTCGTGGCAGCGCTCCGCTCCCACATCTCTGCCTCGCCGACCacagccgccgcctcgctctcCCGCTTCCTCCCGGGCCTCACCCCGCTCCGCCTCACCCACCTCATCCTTCTTCTCGGCCCGTTGCTTGCCAAGGGGATCCCGCACGGCCTCCTCGCGGCGCTCCTCCCTTTGTCTCCTCCGCCGCTCCCGCTCGCCGTCCTGCTCCACTccctcccgccgcgccgctgcgccGAGCTCCTCGCCTCAGTTCTCCGCTCCGTCTCGCCGCATGCCTTCCCAGACCTCCTACACCACGTCCTCCTAACCGCCCGCCTCGCCAGCGCAACACAGAGCGCTCCCACAGTGCCGGCCTTCGACGTCCTCTTCTCCTCGTGCGCGCGGGAGAAGAAGCTCTCCCGAGCCACGCTCGCCTACCGCGCCATGCGCGCGCACGGCCTGCTACCGACCGTAGTCTCCTGCAACGTCTTCATCTCCACcgcgctgcggctgcggcgcccCGAGGTCGCCATCTCTTTCTTCCGGGAGATGCGCCGGTGCCGGATGTCGCCTAACGTGTACACGGCCAACATGGTGATGCGCGCACACTGTGCCCTGGGGCGTGTCGCGGAGGCAGCCCAGGTGCTCGATGAAATGTCAGACTGGGGGATTTCTAGAACGCCAGCCAGTTTCAACACGCTAATTGCCACGTACTGCAGGGATGATGGTGGAATGGAGCCCGCATTGAGGCTGAAGAAGAGGATGGAGCAGGAGGGGCTCATGCCGAATGAGGTGACATACAACGCGATCGTGCACGGATTGTGCAAGAAGGGAAACATGCGCCGGGCAAACCAGTTGGTGGGTGAGATGAGGGCAAATGGGGTGAAGCCAAACACGGTCACATTCAACACGCTGATTCGTGGATATGTGAGGCTTGGCGATAATGAGTCGGCATCAAGGGTTCATGAGGAGATGGTGAAGGCTGGTGTGGGGGTCGATATGGTGACATATAATGCACTCATTCTTGGGCTATGCAATGAAGGAAAGGTGAAGAAGGCCGGGCATTTGGTTCAGGAGCTTTGCAGGACAAACCTTGAGCCGAATGCGTCAACTTTCATGTCACTGATTGTTGAGCAGTGGAGGAGTCAGAACTCCGAACGAGCACTGGATCTATTGAATGCAATGATTAAAAGTGGCTTCCATCCAAATTATGATGCATATAAGATGGTTGTATCCACTTTCTGCAAGAACAAGGATTTTGAAGGAGCACTTGATGTCTTGAAGGATATGCTTGCAAGGTGCATGGCTCCAGAAACGAACTTGTTGCATGAATTCTTTGAAGGCCTCTCTGAAGCTAAAAAACTGCATCTGGTAGAGGACCTCCGTTCAGTGGCCAATGGTGCAAGGTTTATTCCTGATGTTTACTATACTGGTGATTATAGGAATGAAGATAAAGAGAAGAACGAATGTTAA